A segment of the Hypnocyclicus thermotrophus genome:
TCCTTGTGCTCTTGTAGTATCAATTCCACTTGGATTTTTTGCAGGAATAGGTAGAAATTCTAAAAATGGAGTTTTAATAAAAGGTGGAAACTATTTAGAGTTATTATCCGAACTTGATACAATAATTTTTGATAAAACTGGGACTCTTACAAAAGGAGAATTTAAAGTAGTTGAAATAACTGGCGATATCTTAGAAATTACAGCTTATGCTGAAAATTATTCAAATCATCCAATTGCTGAAGCAATAATAAAAAAGTATAACAAAAAAATCGATATAAATAAAATTCAAAAACATCAAGAAATAGCTGGATATGGAATAAGTGCAAAAATATTTAATAAAAGTGTATTAGTTGGAAATAAAAAACTAATGCAAAAATACAATGTCTCAATTCCTAAAATAAATAAAAACGGAACAATAATTTACACTGCAATTAATAATGAATTTCAAGGTTACATAATTATTGATGATATTATAAAAACCGAATCATTTAATACTATAAAATCATTAAAATCTAATAATATCTCTACTATAATGTTAACTGGTGATTCAGAAAAAGTTGCTAACTATGTAAGCACTAAATTAAGTATAGATAAATATTACGCTGACTTACTTCCTCATGAAAAAGCAAAAATATTTAAAGAAATTAAAAATAAAAAAAATAAAGTAGCTTTTGTTGGTGATGGTATAAATGATGCTCCTGTACTTGCTATGTCTGATGTAGGTATTGCTATGGGCGGAATAGGTTCTGATGCTGCTATTGCTTCTGCTGATATAGTGTTAATGGATGATAATCCATATAAAATTATTGAAGCTATAAAAATATCAAAATTTACTAAAAATATAATACTTCAAAACATAATATTTGCTCTTTCAACAAAAATTTTAGTATTAATTTTAAGTTTATTTGGAGTTGCAAATATGTGGTTTGCTATATTTGCTGATGTCGGTGTTGCTTTACTTGCCATACTTAATTCAACTAGAATATTAAAAGAAAAATAGTGCACGAATTAGCACTATTTTTAATATATAAAAAAACAGGAGAGAATTTTATTCTCTCCTAAAACGGCTTCACTAATTCATTTGTTTCAATTTCGATACAAAACTCCTTCAGTGATTCTTCCTAAATATTTTATTCTTACTTCTTACTTCTTACTTCTTACTTCTTACTTCTTACTTCTTACTTAAGAATACTACTCTTTTCTTTAAAATACAATACTTATTTTTATTTCTTTTATTACAAAATACTACACTAACAATTAAATGGTTTAATTCTTAAAAAAAATTTTCATTAATACAATAATTTTTCTAATCTTTAATTTTTAATACATAAAATACAACTACAACATTTACAAACTATTAATCTTAAAAAAGCTATTATTTGTTATATGTGAAGCCGTCTTGTATATATATTACTCTATAAAAAATTTAAAAACAACCTTTTCTATAAAATATTTCAAAAAAATATTTTGTTCGTTGATTTTATTAATCTAAATAGAATTAAAATATATATCATTTTTTAAAATAATTTTTTTTGTTTTTCAATACTTCTATTATATCAAAATTATATTCTTTAAGTTTCGGATTATAATATTTTGATAATTTTTTAATATTTAATTTTTTAAAATTATCATATGATATTAATTCTCTATAATAATTTATATTTTCTTTAGTTATTATTTTCATTTTTGTTTTTATGGGAAATTTCCCTATATCTATCCCCATAGAATGATCTTTTATCATAATTAAGACTAATACTCCTTCGAAAAAATGACCTCCTACGGTTGTTGTAAAAATACCAGTATCTGTAGCTTCTAATCCAATATTACTCCAATCAATTCCACCAAAAATAATATTATTTATCTTTTTAGGATTAATTTTTTTTATTGAATTATATCCTCCTAATGCAATAAAATCACCTGCTCCCCATATTATGTTTGTTTCTGGATATCTATTAATTAAGATTGATGTTTTTAAATATGCTTCACTGTATTTCCAATTAGTATAAAAAATTTGATTTATTATTGTATTATTTTCTTCCCTTACAGCTTTTTTCAATCCTTTATTTCGATTATTTGCTACAGAACTATCAAAAGAACCACTTAGTCCTATTATATTTATTTTTTTATCATAATTTCTTTTTTTTGCTTCATTAATAAGCTCTTTTGCTAATATATATCCAGCATATTCATCATCTGGATATATATGTCCTATCCAATACTTATATTTCTCTCCTACTTTACCTATTACATTTTTATCTCTTTCAGGAATATCACTATTAAATGCAAAAGTATACACTTTGTTTTTTTCTGCACAGTCTAATATTTCTTTTGAAATATTTACTAAAAAAGGTAAAATTAAATAATCTGGTTTATCATTTTCAATTTCATTAATTGCTAACTCTTTTATTATTGTTCTCCCAGTTTTATCAGGATAAAGTATTTTTAAATCCATTTCAAGTTGTTCTGCTGTAATTTTCATATATTTTATCACTTTATCTCAAAATGGATTTCCTGGTGGATCTGTACTTATAAAAGTTATTTTAGCATTTGCTGAAAAGTTTAATGTGTAAATAACAAACCAAAAAATCAAAGTTAATTTTTTTAAATTAATAATCTGCATTTTTAGGCGTTCTTGGAAATGGTATTACATCTCGTATATTTGACATACCAGTTACATACATAACCATTCTTTCAAATCCTAATCCAAATCCTGAATGTGGTACAGAACCATATTTTCTTAGATCAGTATAAAATTTATAATCTTCTTCTTTTAAACCATTTTCAGCCATTCTTTTTTCTAATATCTCTAATGAATCCTCTCTTTGGCTTCCCCCTATTATTTCTCCTATTCCAGGTGCTAATAAATCCATAGCTCTTACAGTTTTACCATCTTCATTCAATTTCATATAGAAAGCTTTTATTTCTTTTGGATAATCAATTACAAATACAGGTTTTTTAAAATATTCTTCCGCAAGATATCTTTCATGTTCTGTTTGCAAATCAATTCCCCATTCTACTTTATAATCAAATTCTTTTTTACTATTTAATAATATATCTATTGCTTCAGTGTAAGTAACTCTTGAAAATTCATTATTTAATATATTATTTAATTTATCTAAAAGTCCTTTCTCAATAAATTTATTAAAAAATTCCATCTCTTCTTTTGCGTTTTCAAGAAGATATTTTATCACATATTTTATCATTTCTTCTGCTACATCCATATTTAAATCAAGATTTGCAAAAGCCATTTCTGGTTCTATCATCCAAAATTCTGCAGCATGTCTAGCAGTATTTGAATTTTCTGCTCTAAATGTAGGCCCAAAAGTATATACATTTCTAAAGGCCATACAATATGTTTCTACATTTAATTGTCCACTTACTGTTAAATTTGTCTCTTTTCCAAAGAAATCCTCTTTATAATCAATTTCTCCTTTATCATTTTTAGGTATATTATTCAAATCAAATGTTGTTACCCTGAACATTTCTCCAGCACCTTCACAATCACTACCTGTAATTATTGGAGTATGTACATATACAAAGTTTTTTTCTTGAAAAAAACTATGTATTGCATGTGCTAATAATGATCTCACTCTAAATACCGCAGAAAAAGTATTTGTTCTCGGTCTAAGATGTGCAATTTCTCTAAGAAATTCAAAGCTATGTCTTTTATTTTGTAATGGGTACTCAAGATCTGCTTTTTGTATTACTTTAATATTTTTAGCTTTTATTTCAAAATCTTGACCTTTTCCTTCTGATTTTACAAGTTTTCCTTCTACAATTAT
Coding sequences within it:
- a CDS encoding ABC transporter substrate-binding protein, with protein sequence MKITAEQLEMDLKILYPDKTGRTIIKELAINEIENDKPDYLILPFLVNISKEILDCAEKNKVYTFAFNSDIPERDKNVIGKVGEKYKYWIGHIYPDDEYAGYILAKELINEAKKRNYDKKINIIGLSGSFDSSVANNRNKGLKKAVREENNTIINQIFYTNWKYSEAYLKTSILINRYPETNIIWGAGDFIALGGYNSIKKINPKKINNIIFGGIDWSNIGLEATDTGIFTTTVGGHFFEGVLVLIMIKDHSMGIDIGKFPIKTKMKIITKENINYYRELISYDNFKKLNIKKLSKYYNPKLKEYNFDIIEVLKNKKNYFKK
- the asnS gene encoding asparagine--tRNA ligase; the encoded protein is MIKTIVKDIYKNKESFMNKEIELSGWIKKIRDSKNFGFIELNDGSFFKGIQIVFERNIIENYDEIAKLSIISSIIVEGKLVKSEGKGQDFEIKAKNIKVIQKADLEYPLQNKRHSFEFLREIAHLRPRTNTFSAVFRVRSLLAHAIHSFFQEKNFVYVHTPIITGSDCEGAGEMFRVTTFDLNNIPKNDKGEIDYKEDFFGKETNLTVSGQLNVETYCMAFRNVYTFGPTFRAENSNTARHAAEFWMIEPEMAFANLDLNMDVAEEMIKYVIKYLLENAKEEMEFFNKFIEKGLLDKLNNILNNEFSRVTYTEAIDILLNSKKEFDYKVEWGIDLQTEHERYLAEEYFKKPVFVIDYPKEIKAFYMKLNEDGKTVRAMDLLAPGIGEIIGGSQREDSLEILEKRMAENGLKEEDYKFYTDLRKYGSVPHSGFGLGFERMVMYVTGMSNIRDVIPFPRTPKNADY